A stretch of the Sphingobacterium thalpophilum genome encodes the following:
- the glsA gene encoding glutaminase A, translating into MTKTLHITVCLLIFVFPSAVHISYAQQCTRPKTLKNTLPIDQASLHQILSNNRTLFNQGKVADYIPELGKANARDIALSVVNCDGTIISTGDVDQKFTIQSISKIIALMIAVKENGEKTVFNKMGYYGTDKPFNHFANLETTGKPLNPMMNAGAILTTSLIKGKADEPFHKILKMIRFITKNEAINYNPAVYHSERITGNRNRGMFYLMRNSGLIECEDETQLNNYFRQCSIEITVEDLAKIGFFFANRCIRYDGNNSYEDADLAQLILSQMLISGMYEFSGEYARTVGLPSKSGVGGGIAVSVPGKMGIGAYSPALDQHGNSLAGYHMILDLVRSRHLSIFQ; encoded by the coding sequence ATGACAAAAACCCTACATATTACTGTTTGCCTGCTGATATTTGTGTTTCCGTCAGCGGTCCATATTTCCTATGCGCAGCAATGCACACGCCCCAAAACGTTAAAGAATACGTTGCCAATTGATCAAGCTTCTCTCCATCAGATCTTATCGAATAACCGGACCTTGTTTAATCAAGGGAAAGTAGCTGACTATATTCCCGAGCTAGGCAAAGCAAATGCGCGAGATATTGCATTGTCGGTCGTGAATTGCGATGGGACAATCATTAGCACAGGAGATGTGGATCAGAAATTTACCATCCAGAGCATATCAAAAATAATTGCGCTGATGATTGCAGTTAAGGAAAATGGCGAAAAAACTGTATTCAACAAAATGGGCTACTATGGCACAGACAAGCCTTTTAACCATTTTGCGAATCTCGAAACGACTGGGAAACCACTTAATCCCATGATGAACGCAGGTGCTATTCTGACGACTTCGCTGATCAAGGGTAAAGCTGATGAACCCTTCCATAAAATTCTTAAGATGATCCGATTTATCACCAAAAATGAAGCAATAAATTATAACCCCGCCGTGTACCATTCGGAAAGAATAACTGGCAATCGGAATAGAGGAATGTTCTACCTGATGCGCAATAGCGGTCTAATTGAGTGTGAAGATGAGACTCAACTAAACAATTATTTCAGACAGTGTTCTATCGAGATCACTGTGGAAGACCTTGCTAAAATAGGCTTTTTCTTTGCTAACCGATGTATTCGTTATGACGGAAATAACTCCTATGAGGACGCCGATCTTGCACAGCTGATCCTTTCACAAATGCTAATTTCCGGCATGTACGAATTCAGTGGCGAATATGCCCGCACGGTAGGCTTGCCTAGCAAATCCGGCGTCGGCGGCGGCATTGCCGTAAGCGTTCCGGGGAAAATGGGAATTGGTGCTTACAGCCCTGCTTTGGATCAGCACGGCAACTCGCTCGCAGGGTACCATATGATCCTTGATTTGGTAAGGTCGAGGCACCTGAGCATATTCCAATAA
- a CDS encoding carboxymuconolactone decarboxylase family protein, whose amino-acid sequence MATRLNIAKVNTAAYKAMMGLETYLETISLTPIQKELIKIRASQINGCAFCLDMHSKDALKLGETAQRIFLLSAWWETELFSDEERVLLKMTEEITLIHQQGLTDKTFEKAKEFFDEKQIAEIILAIITINAWNRIGISTHLELLK is encoded by the coding sequence ATGGCAACACGACTAAATATTGCGAAGGTAAATACTGCAGCCTACAAGGCAATGATGGGACTCGAAACTTACCTCGAAACAATTTCCTTGACGCCCATACAGAAAGAACTGATCAAAATCAGGGCTTCTCAGATTAATGGCTGTGCCTTCTGCCTGGACATGCACAGCAAAGATGCCTTAAAACTCGGCGAAACTGCTCAGCGCATATTCCTACTGAGTGCTTGGTGGGAGACGGAATTATTCTCTGACGAAGAGCGGGTATTATTGAAAATGACGGAAGAGATCACTTTGATTCACCAACAAGGTCTTACAGACAAAACCTTTGAAAAAGCGAAAGAGTTTTTTGATGAAAAGCAAATTGCAGAGATTATCCTGGCCATCATCACAATCAATGCCTGGAACAGGATCGGTATTAGCACGCATCTTGAATTACTGAAGTAG
- a CDS encoding TolC family protein, with protein sequence MFSQRNIQWGLGIWLCASAAACSVPKATQIHENNTMPQQFGGTVATDTVNSASVKWREFFTDPNLVALIDTALKNNQELQVTLQELAIAKNDILLRKGALKPTVGLRAGGGVEKVGRYTSQGAGDASTEIAPGKEMPDPLGDLTIGAYASWEIDVWKKLKDSEQAALNRYLATVEGKNFVLSSLIAEVARSYYELLALDNQLAIIRENIAVQDNALGVIKLQKQAARVTELAVQKFEAEVLKTKGMEYETRQQIKETENRINFLLGRFPQEIKRDKETFANLIPNKVQTGLPSQLLSNRPDIREAEYELAAAKLDVQIARKEFYPSLEISAALGLQAFKPSYLLKMPESILYNIIGEMAAPLLNKNGLKAEFNTANAKQIQAVYNYQKVILNAYLEVSTQLSNVENLGRSYDFKTKEVDVLNNSVGVSNDLFKSARADYMEVLMTQRDVLDAKLELIETKKQQLNAVVNIYKDLGGGWK encoded by the coding sequence ATGTTTAGTCAACGAAATATACAATGGGGATTAGGGATATGGCTATGTGCATCAGCCGCTGCCTGCAGTGTGCCTAAGGCGACCCAGATCCATGAAAACAATACGATGCCCCAGCAGTTCGGCGGGACGGTAGCTACTGATACGGTCAACTCGGCATCAGTAAAATGGCGTGAATTTTTTACTGATCCCAATCTTGTGGCCCTCATAGATACCGCCCTCAAAAATAATCAAGAACTGCAAGTGACTCTGCAGGAGCTGGCAATAGCCAAAAATGATATTCTATTGCGTAAAGGGGCCCTGAAGCCCACAGTTGGATTGCGTGCTGGTGGCGGGGTTGAAAAGGTGGGCCGTTATACCAGTCAGGGTGCCGGCGACGCCAGCACCGAAATCGCGCCCGGGAAAGAAATGCCCGATCCACTCGGCGATTTGACTATAGGTGCCTATGCGAGCTGGGAAATAGATGTCTGGAAAAAGCTGAAAGACTCTGAGCAGGCTGCATTAAATCGTTACCTTGCTACAGTGGAGGGTAAAAATTTTGTATTGAGCAGCTTGATCGCTGAAGTAGCCCGTTCATACTATGAACTGTTGGCACTAGATAATCAACTGGCGATAATAAGGGAGAATATCGCCGTACAAGATAATGCGCTAGGAGTCATTAAATTACAGAAACAGGCAGCTCGGGTAACTGAGCTGGCTGTTCAGAAGTTTGAAGCGGAGGTGTTGAAAACTAAGGGAATGGAATATGAAACACGCCAGCAGATCAAGGAAACAGAAAACCGCATTAACTTTCTACTGGGCCGTTTCCCGCAGGAGATAAAACGTGACAAAGAGACCTTTGCCAATTTGATTCCCAACAAAGTCCAGACAGGATTACCAAGTCAGCTACTGAGCAACCGACCCGACATCCGGGAGGCTGAATATGAGCTGGCAGCTGCGAAGCTCGATGTGCAGATTGCACGGAAGGAGTTTTATCCCTCGCTGGAAATCTCAGCGGCTCTGGGGCTTCAGGCTTTTAAACCATCTTACCTGCTGAAAATGCCAGAATCGATATTGTATAATATTATTGGGGAAATGGCGGCCCCATTGCTGAATAAGAACGGGTTGAAAGCAGAGTTCAACACAGCCAACGCCAAGCAGATACAGGCCGTATACAACTACCAAAAGGTTATTCTGAATGCCTATCTGGAAGTATCGACCCAACTGTCCAACGTAGAAAATCTCGGTAGAAGCTACGATTTCAAAACCAAAGAAGTTGATGTGCTCAATAACTCTGTGGGCGTGTCAAATGATCTCTTCAAATCTGCACGAGCAGATTATATGGAGGTATTGATGACACAACGCGATGTGCTGGACGCTAAATTGGAACTAATTGAGACAAAGAAGCAGCAGCTCAATGCTGTTGTGAATATCTATAAAGATTTGGGAGGAGGCTGGAAATAA
- a CDS encoding VOC family protein, whose product MIRTETIIAVESVSRSSAFYQKLLGCTSAHGGDTFDILTDEERVLLCLHKWGEHDHPTMRRPEHAGNGLILFFRTDKLQEIFDQAIALDATFEKEIHYNENSLKHQFILRDPDNYYLIISE is encoded by the coding sequence ATGATCAGAACGGAAACCATTATCGCAGTTGAAAGTGTCTCCAGAAGTTCCGCCTTTTATCAAAAGCTGCTCGGTTGCACCAGCGCACATGGCGGTGATACTTTTGATATACTCACTGATGAAGAACGGGTGTTACTCTGCCTTCATAAATGGGGAGAGCATGATCATCCAACAATGCGGCGTCCAGAACACGCCGGGAATGGACTGATTCTGTTTTTTCGGACCGATAAGCTACAGGAAATATTTGACCAGGCTATTGCCCTGGATGCTACCTTCGAAAAAGAAATCCACTATAATGAGAATTCGCTAAAACACCAGTTTATTCTACGTGACCCTGACAATTATTACTTAATTATCTCCGAATGA
- a CDS encoding family 10 glycosylhydrolase yields the protein MNQQLIRICWTCILFTFAFGLCFAAPKTTDEKEYPMFWTWLGYQSPKQFDSVCRDMKYLGIEGVMLNAASPDEYRTAIPIAQKYGIQVIAWLWTMNLEHDRDKILREHPEWFSVNRNGKSLADTTAYVDYYKFLSPVVPEVREYLKRKIQSYCEIDGLAGISIDYHRYVDVVLPTTLWPKYDIVQDREYPAWDYGYHPLSIEKFKKQYGYDPREQKDPSKDLTWRQFRCDQITEVANMIAEVVHANGKTMAASPFPTPKMASRMVRQDWGKWNLDIVFPMVYSSFYTEDPSFIQDCTLENVRDKGANTILYCGLMAKNNADMFTDMDEAFRHGAQGISIFTINSLQDSDIKKRFKAYTAAAKAKRDRYNVTLNITKKQVENNPFKKNGVMQLITAKIQQLVEVENPAAKPIVLSAYRKVDEYDVTTKYVVQDRVSKKKFFVTFFFYGGILSGWNVDPAPVNS from the coding sequence ATGAATCAACAATTAATCAGAATATGCTGGACCTGCATCCTCTTCACTTTTGCCTTCGGCCTATGCTTCGCGGCACCCAAAACGACCGATGAGAAGGAATATCCTATGTTTTGGACATGGTTGGGTTATCAGTCGCCAAAACAGTTTGATTCCGTATGTCGTGACATGAAATATTTGGGGATAGAGGGCGTCATGTTGAATGCGGCAAGTCCAGATGAATATCGTACTGCCATACCCATTGCGCAGAAATATGGGATCCAGGTTATTGCCTGGCTATGGACGATGAATTTGGAACATGATCGGGATAAAATTCTTCGTGAACATCCGGAATGGTTCAGCGTCAACCGAAATGGCAAAAGCCTCGCGGACACTACGGCTTACGTAGACTATTATAAGTTTCTCTCACCGGTAGTACCTGAAGTAAGGGAATACCTTAAGCGAAAAATACAGTCTTATTGTGAAATCGATGGACTGGCGGGAATTTCTATCGATTACCACCGTTATGTTGATGTAGTGCTACCTACGACCCTATGGCCGAAGTATGATATTGTGCAGGACAGGGAGTACCCTGCCTGGGATTATGGTTACCACCCCCTATCTATCGAAAAATTTAAAAAGCAATATGGTTACGACCCGCGTGAACAAAAAGACCCTTCAAAAGATTTGACCTGGCGACAATTTCGTTGTGATCAGATTACCGAAGTGGCAAATATGATTGCCGAAGTGGTGCATGCCAACGGCAAAACCATGGCTGCTTCTCCTTTCCCTACACCAAAAATGGCTTCGAGGATGGTCCGCCAGGATTGGGGCAAATGGAATCTCGATATCGTATTCCCCATGGTATACAGTAGTTTTTATACAGAGGACCCCAGCTTTATACAGGATTGCACTCTTGAGAATGTCCGCGATAAAGGAGCAAATACGATCCTATACTGCGGTTTAATGGCTAAAAACAATGCAGATATGTTTACCGACATGGACGAAGCCTTCAGACATGGTGCACAAGGCATTTCCATTTTTACAATAAATAGTCTTCAAGATTCTGATATAAAAAAGCGTTTTAAAGCTTATACAGCAGCAGCGAAAGCCAAGAGAGATAGGTATAATGTTACATTGAACATTACAAAAAAACAGGTCGAAAACAATCCGTTCAAGAAAAATGGCGTGATGCAGTTAATTACTGCGAAGATACAACAGCTGGTTGAGGTTGAAAATCCCGCGGCCAAGCCCATTGTATTATCGGCCTATAGAAAAGTTGATGAATATGATGTTACCACCAAATATGTTGTTCAGGATAGGGTTAGTAAAAAGAAATTCTTCGTAACATTCTTTTTCTATGGTGGGATCCTGTCGGGCTGGAACGTTGATCCGGCTCCGGTAAATAGCTAA
- a CDS encoding efflux RND transporter permease subunit: MFSRFINRPVLSIVISMIIVFLGILSMVQLPVTQFPSISPPKVNITAEYPGANGELMIKSVIIPLERAINGVPGMKYMASDAGNDGEASIQVVFNLGTDPNQASLNVQNRVASVVNKLPPIVVREGVKITREESNMLMYINLFSKDKELDGNFMYNYADMNIVSELRRVDGVGVANILGTRELAMRVWLKPDRMTAYKISAEEVMKALSEQSLEASPGKAGESSGITSQSFEYVLKYPGRFTTPEGYGNIVLRTNSNGEMLRLKDVADIKFGSAMYDIYSTLNGKPSAAIVLKQSYGSNASQVIQDVKDKMKELKASFPKGLDYEISYDVSKFLDASMEKVIHTLIEAFVLVAIVVFLFLGDWRSTLIPTIAVPVSLVGSFLFMQFFGITINLITLFALVLAIGVVVDDAIVVIEAVHAKMEELHISAYKATKKAMHEISGAIIAITFLMAAVFIPVAFMSGPVGIFYRQFSITMATSIILSGVVALTLTPALCAIMLQNNHGKARKQSAVDRFLEAFNRLFDKMSNKYVYLLKGIVDKRLFTFVVLISFCIGAYFLNNSVPAGFIPNEDQGMIYAIIQTPPGSTLERTNLAAQTLQKEAEDIDGVQSVSSLAGYEILTEGTGANTGTCLINLKSWEERKESSQEIIEQLEQAAKNIPGASIEFFQPPAVPGYGAAGGFELRLLDKAGSGDYKRMETVSKEFVQELNKRPELSSVFTFYSASFPQYMLHIDNDMAQLKGVTIENALNTLSTLVGSNYETNFIKYDRQYKVMVQALPQYRALPEDILKLYVKNEKDEMVPFSAFMHMEKVYGLSEITRHNMYLASEISGSAAAGYSSGEAIQVVNEVAAKTLPNGYGIDWAGISKDQVGRGNQAIYIFLICLGFVYLILSAQYESFIMPFAVLLSLPIGIFGAFFLLKLLGLENNIYAQVALVMLIGLLGKNAVLIVEFAVQRHSQGLSIIEAALEGAKVRFRPILMTSFAFIAGLIPLVLASGPGAVGNRTIGTAAAGGMLFGTVFGILVIPGLYFIFGTLASRRKLIKHEDENPLTEEIDHNV; this comes from the coding sequence ATGTTTAGTCGTTTTATAAATCGGCCGGTTCTGTCCATTGTCATTTCGATGATTATCGTGTTTCTCGGCATTTTGTCAATGGTACAACTGCCGGTGACACAGTTTCCTTCTATATCACCGCCCAAAGTAAACATCACAGCCGAATATCCCGGGGCTAATGGCGAACTTATGATCAAGTCCGTCATCATACCACTTGAAAGAGCTATCAATGGAGTACCGGGGATGAAGTATATGGCTTCGGATGCCGGCAATGATGGGGAGGCCAGCATACAGGTTGTCTTTAACCTGGGGACTGATCCTAATCAGGCTTCTCTGAATGTACAGAACCGCGTGGCTTCCGTTGTGAATAAGCTGCCACCCATTGTCGTGCGTGAAGGGGTAAAGATAACCCGCGAGGAATCCAATATGCTGATGTACATCAACCTGTTCAGTAAGGATAAGGAGCTTGATGGCAATTTTATGTACAATTATGCCGATATGAACATTGTATCAGAGCTGCGCCGTGTAGATGGAGTAGGGGTTGCCAATATCTTAGGTACACGGGAGCTGGCCATGCGCGTTTGGTTGAAGCCCGACCGAATGACTGCCTACAAGATTTCGGCAGAGGAAGTCATGAAGGCCTTATCGGAGCAAAGTCTGGAAGCCTCGCCCGGCAAAGCCGGTGAGTCGTCGGGTATAACATCCCAGTCATTTGAATATGTACTGAAATATCCGGGGCGTTTTACTACTCCGGAAGGCTACGGAAATATCGTGCTCCGGACGAATAGTAACGGGGAGATGCTCCGTCTTAAGGACGTGGCTGATATTAAATTTGGTTCAGCGATGTATGATATTTACTCAACGTTGAATGGCAAGCCTTCTGCAGCCATTGTACTCAAGCAGTCCTATGGTAGCAATGCATCGCAGGTGATTCAGGACGTAAAAGATAAAATGAAAGAGCTTAAAGCCTCCTTTCCGAAAGGGCTGGATTATGAGATCAGCTACGATGTGTCTAAATTTTTGGATGCATCTATGGAGAAAGTGATCCATACGCTGATCGAAGCATTCGTCCTTGTTGCCATTGTCGTCTTTTTATTCCTGGGGGACTGGCGCTCAACACTTATTCCAACGATTGCCGTCCCGGTGTCACTCGTGGGTTCGTTTTTGTTCATGCAGTTCTTTGGTATCACGATCAACTTAATCACTTTGTTTGCACTTGTTTTGGCCATAGGCGTCGTGGTAGATGATGCCATTGTGGTTATCGAAGCCGTGCACGCGAAGATGGAAGAGCTCCATATTTCGGCTTACAAGGCCACAAAAAAGGCCATGCATGAGATCAGCGGTGCAATTATCGCGATCACTTTTCTGATGGCAGCAGTATTTATTCCGGTGGCTTTCATGTCTGGCCCTGTGGGGATATTCTATCGACAGTTTTCCATTACGATGGCTACCTCCATTATACTTTCAGGAGTGGTAGCCCTGACGTTAACTCCTGCGCTCTGCGCCATAATGTTACAGAACAATCACGGAAAAGCACGCAAACAATCGGCCGTGGACCGTTTTTTGGAAGCCTTCAACAGACTTTTCGATAAAATGTCCAACAAATACGTGTATTTGCTTAAAGGTATTGTTGACAAAAGATTATTTACTTTCGTAGTATTGATCAGTTTTTGTATCGGTGCCTATTTTTTGAACAATTCGGTACCCGCGGGCTTTATCCCAAATGAAGATCAGGGGATGATCTATGCTATTATCCAGACGCCTCCGGGATCTACACTTGAGCGAACTAATCTCGCCGCACAGACTTTACAAAAAGAGGCAGAAGACATCGATGGTGTCCAATCCGTATCCTCATTGGCAGGATATGAGATATTGACAGAAGGAACAGGTGCAAATACCGGCACTTGTCTGATTAATTTAAAGAGCTGGGAAGAGCGCAAAGAATCCTCGCAGGAGATTATTGAACAACTTGAGCAAGCTGCGAAAAATATCCCCGGTGCTTCTATTGAGTTTTTTCAGCCACCAGCGGTACCGGGCTATGGAGCGGCTGGTGGATTTGAGCTGCGTCTGCTTGATAAAGCAGGCTCGGGTGATTATAAAAGAATGGAGACCGTAAGTAAAGAGTTTGTCCAGGAACTGAATAAACGTCCCGAACTTTCCTCCGTATTTACCTTTTACAGTGCAAGTTTCCCACAGTACATGCTACATATTGACAACGATATGGCGCAATTGAAAGGTGTTACCATCGAAAATGCGTTGAATACCCTTTCTACCCTCGTCGGCAGCAACTACGAGACTAATTTTATTAAGTATGACCGACAATATAAGGTTATGGTGCAGGCACTGCCACAGTACCGGGCATTGCCCGAAGATATCCTGAAACTCTACGTGAAAAATGAGAAAGATGAGATGGTTCCGTTTTCGGCTTTCATGCACATGGAAAAAGTATACGGCCTTTCAGAAATCACCCGCCATAACATGTATCTGGCATCAGAAATATCAGGATCTGCGGCGGCAGGCTATAGCAGTGGAGAAGCGATTCAGGTCGTCAATGAAGTCGCAGCCAAGACCCTGCCCAACGGGTATGGTATAGACTGGGCTGGTATTTCCAAAGATCAGGTAGGCCGAGGTAATCAAGCGATTTATATCTTTTTGATTTGTCTTGGCTTCGTTTATCTGATCCTTTCGGCTCAGTACGAAAGCTTTATTATGCCATTTGCTGTATTACTTTCGCTACCCATTGGAATTTTCGGAGCGTTTTTTCTCCTCAAATTACTAGGTCTCGAAAACAATATCTACGCACAGGTCGCATTGGTTATGCTTATTGGCTTGCTTGGGAAGAATGCAGTGTTAATTGTCGAATTTGCCGTACAGCGGCACAGCCAAGGATTGAGCATTATTGAAGCTGCGCTGGAAGGAGCTAAAGTAAGGTTTAGGCCAATTTTAATGACTTCGTTTGCATTTATCGCCGGCTTAATACCTTTGGTACTGGCTTCCGGTCCCGGAGCAGTGGGCAACCGAACAATCGGCACTGCCGCGGCGGGCGGGATGTTATTCGGCACGGTGTTCGGCATACTTGTCATACCGGGCCTCTATTTTATTTTTGGAACTCTGGCGTCCAGACGTAAACTTATTAAACACGAGGATGAAAATCCGTTAACAGAAGAAATAGATCACAATGTTTAG
- a CDS encoding polysaccharide deacetylase family protein gives MKSRRLMAASLAFAVVLGSVGCKDFSSKVLGSDREISNDTLNTKLIDKARVPVLLNKWDSLQKNQIHFTVDSLRPVSIKQQKRSLKDSLRRAFDAHPKHIYLTFDDGPLIGSAAIDSIAKEKNVKVSVFLIGKHANMSKGRKRDLAKYESNPLIACYNHSYTHANNQYSRFYNNPQKAFADFEKNEKDLNLKHKIVRLPGRNIWMYGDVRKIDLKNGASTADILHKNGYSIYGWDVEWRLNSVTGNPIQSQEVTVKEIRHFMNNKSSMVPNNVVFLMHDDMFQTKKGQQQLSSLIDILKSEGYQFEFMQDYPIKY, from the coding sequence ATGAAGAGTAGAAGGTTGATGGCAGCATCGCTCGCATTTGCTGTAGTTTTGGGATCGGTTGGATGTAAGGATTTCTCCAGCAAAGTATTAGGTAGCGACAGGGAGATCAGCAATGACACATTAAATACAAAGCTGATTGACAAAGCGCGCGTTCCGGTTTTACTAAACAAGTGGGATTCGCTTCAGAAAAATCAGATCCATTTTACCGTGGATAGTCTGCGCCCTGTTTCTATAAAACAACAAAAACGTAGTCTGAAAGACTCATTGCGCCGCGCATTTGATGCACATCCCAAACACATTTATCTTACCTTTGATGACGGACCCTTGATCGGTAGTGCAGCAATCGATTCCATCGCAAAAGAAAAAAACGTCAAAGTGAGTGTCTTCCTAATCGGTAAACATGCCAATATGAGTAAAGGCCGAAAGCGTGATCTTGCAAAATATGAGTCTAACCCCCTGATTGCCTGCTATAATCACAGTTACACGCATGCCAATAATCAATATTCAAGATTTTATAATAATCCACAAAAAGCTTTCGCCGACTTTGAAAAAAATGAGAAGGACCTCAATCTAAAACACAAAATCGTGCGGCTGCCCGGAAGGAATATCTGGATGTATGGTGATGTGCGGAAGATTGATTTAAAGAATGGTGCGAGTACAGCGGACATCCTTCATAAAAATGGATACAGTATTTATGGCTGGGATGTGGAATGGCGGCTGAACAGCGTAACGGGCAATCCAATTCAAAGCCAAGAAGTGACTGTGAAGGAGATTCGCCACTTTATGAACAATAAAAGTTCGATGGTGCCAAATAACGTGGTCTTTCTGATGCATGATGATATGTTTCAGACGAAAAAAGGACAACAGCAGTTATCGTCTTTGATCGATATTTTAAAAAGCGAAGGCTATCAGTTTGAGTTTATGCAGGATTATCCGATAAAATATTAG